The Sinomicrobium kalidii genome contains a region encoding:
- a CDS encoding head GIN domain-containing protein → MRKLACIFMVLLLSCNSEDGNDCFKTAGSTVRREVEVTGFTTILVREGVEMVLKEGQQHSVVVETGKNLVNDIRAEVNDGQLVLSNTASCNFLRDYDKTTIYVTAPDITEIRSSTQFDIRSDGVLTYPDLRIVSENYQSDYQNVGDFYLHMENNSFGLVFNNLSNCYLKGSTKRVNLYLAAGNSRIEAADFIADEVHIYHRSSNDIIVHPVQRISGDIYSTGDIISVNRPPEVDITEHYRGKLRFRD, encoded by the coding sequence ATGAGAAAACTGGCATGTATATTTATGGTGCTTCTCCTTTCCTGTAACAGTGAGGATGGCAACGACTGTTTTAAAACGGCCGGTAGTACGGTACGGCGTGAAGTCGAAGTAACGGGTTTTACGACGATCCTGGTCAGGGAAGGAGTGGAAATGGTGCTGAAGGAAGGCCAACAACACAGCGTGGTCGTAGAAACGGGGAAAAACCTGGTCAATGACATCAGGGCCGAAGTAAATGACGGACAATTAGTCCTTTCCAATACTGCTTCCTGTAATTTTCTGAGGGACTACGATAAAACAACAATATACGTAACTGCCCCGGATATTACTGAAATACGGAGTTCCACCCAGTTCGATATCCGGTCGGACGGAGTGCTTACCTACCCGGACCTCAGGATTGTTTCCGAAAACTATCAGAGCGACTATCAAAATGTAGGTGATTTTTACCTGCATATGGAAAACAACAGTTTCGGGCTGGTGTTTAACAATCTGTCCAATTGCTATCTGAAGGGGAGTACGAAAAGAGTGAACCTCTATCTTGCGGCAGGGAATTCCCGTATCGAAGCTGCAGATTTTATTGCGGATGAAGTACATATCTATCACCGCAGTTCCAACGATATTATTGTTCATCCCGTACAGCGTATTTCAGGAGATATTTACAGCACGGGTGACATCATATCCGTAAACCGTCCTCCCGAGGTGGATATCACGGAGCATTACAGGGGAAAATTGCGATTCAGGGATTAA
- the gldA gene encoding gliding motility-associated ABC transporter ATP-binding subunit GldA: MSIEVTDISKTYGNQKALDAVSFAIQKGEIVGFLGPNGAGKSTLMKILTTYITADSGRARLNGCDVTTRKKEVQKSIGYLPEHNPLYLDMYVKEYLGFSASVYRSAGKRIRKDRIAEVIELTGLAPEAHKKIGQLSKGYRQRAGLAAAMLHDPEVLILDEPTTGLDPNQLVEIRGLIRDMGSEKTVLLSTHIMQEVEAICDRVIIINKGTIAADKKLASLREGTAQIIEVEFDYRVEPVLLENLPNIASVNNIYDFVYELRFDTSKDMRPTVFDFAHDNGLKTLQLNKKNRNLESLFRELTKAQ, encoded by the coding sequence ATGTCTATAGAAGTTACCGATATATCCAAGACTTACGGAAACCAAAAAGCCCTGGACGCCGTATCCTTCGCCATACAAAAAGGTGAGATCGTGGGATTCCTTGGGCCCAACGGTGCCGGAAAATCGACCCTGATGAAGATACTGACCACCTATATTACTGCCGACAGCGGCCGGGCCAGGCTAAATGGTTGTGATGTGACCACCCGGAAAAAGGAGGTCCAGAAAAGCATCGGGTATCTCCCGGAACACAATCCCTTGTACCTGGATATGTACGTAAAGGAATACCTCGGTTTCAGTGCTTCCGTATACCGGTCGGCGGGGAAAAGAATCCGGAAAGACCGTATTGCAGAGGTTATCGAACTTACCGGACTTGCGCCGGAGGCTCATAAAAAGATAGGACAGCTTTCCAAGGGATACCGCCAGCGTGCCGGACTTGCCGCGGCCATGCTGCACGATCCGGAAGTACTTATTCTCGATGAGCCCACTACCGGCCTTGACCCTAACCAGCTTGTCGAGATCAGGGGACTCATCAGGGACATGGGGAGTGAAAAGACCGTACTGCTCTCCACCCATATCATGCAGGAAGTAGAGGCTATCTGCGACAGGGTGATCATTATCAATAAGGGAACAATCGCGGCGGACAAAAAACTGGCTTCCCTGAGGGAAGGAACCGCACAAATTATCGAGGTGGAATTCGATTACCGGGTGGAACCTGTTTTATTGGAAAACCTTCCGAACATCGCTTCAGTAAACAATATTTACGACTTTGTCTACGAACTCCGGTTTGACACTTCGAAGGACATGCGGCCGACCGTATTTGATTTTGCCCACGACAACGGGCTAAAGACCCTGCAGCTCAACAAAAAGAACCGGAACCTGGAAAGTCTGTTCCGGGAATTGACCAAGGCCCAATAA
- a CDS encoding prephenate dehydratase, translated as MNRKVAIQGIKGSFHHQVAREYFSEDIDILECLSFDILVDSLLDKTVNSAVMAIENSIAGSIIPNYALIDNNQLHIIGEHYVNIHHNLMALPGQKIDDLREVYSHPMALLQCKQFFKQFPHIKLVEDADTAETARRIQQNGLKGVGAIASKTAAELFGMGILAENIQTIRDNSTRFVILQTKNSVLPEEDINKASVKFMTDHKRGSLATVLNVMSDCRLNLTKLQSLPVIETPWKYSFFVDVTFEKYDDFKKAKSLLDIMTESFKILGEYKNAKL; from the coding sequence ATGAACAGGAAAGTAGCCATACAGGGAATTAAAGGATCTTTTCACCACCAGGTGGCAAGAGAATATTTCAGTGAGGATATCGATATCCTGGAATGCCTTTCTTTCGATATTCTGGTAGACAGCCTTCTGGACAAAACCGTAAACAGTGCCGTTATGGCCATAGAAAATTCCATAGCAGGGTCTATCATCCCCAATTACGCACTCATAGACAATAATCAACTGCACATTATCGGGGAGCACTACGTCAACATCCACCATAACCTGATGGCGTTGCCGGGACAGAAAATAGACGATCTCAGGGAAGTGTACTCTCATCCCATGGCACTCCTGCAATGTAAACAGTTTTTTAAGCAGTTCCCGCACATAAAACTCGTGGAAGATGCCGATACGGCAGAGACAGCGAGGAGAATTCAGCAGAACGGCCTTAAAGGCGTGGGGGCAATAGCCAGCAAAACCGCTGCGGAACTTTTCGGTATGGGAATACTTGCTGAAAATATCCAGACCATCCGGGACAATTCCACCCGGTTCGTTATTTTACAGACCAAAAACTCGGTACTGCCCGAAGAAGACATAAACAAGGCCTCGGTGAAATTCATGACCGATCACAAACGCGGAAGCCTGGCTACCGTACTTAATGTAATGAGCGATTGCCGGCTGAATCTGACCAAATTACAATCCCTTCCCGTTATAGAAACACCCTGGAAATATTCCTTTTTCGTAGACGTGACTTTTGAAAAGTATGACGACTTTAAAAAGGCGAAATCCCTGCTGGATATCATGACGGAAAGTTTTAAAATACTGGGAGAATACAAAAATGCAAAATTATGA
- the metH gene encoding methionine synthase, which yields MKSGKAARPLKLSGLEPLIITPESNFINIGERTNVTGSRRFLRLIKEEKYNEALEVARAQVEGGAQIIDVNMDEGMIDGASTMTTFLNLIASEPDISRVPIMIDSSKWEIIEAGLKVVQGKCVVNSISLKEGEEVFIRHAKTIRRFGAAVIVMAFDEAGQADTYERRIEICKRSYDILVERVKFSPEDIIFDPNIFPVGTGMEEHRKNAVDFFRATKWIRENLPYASVSGGVSNVSFSFRGNNTVREAMNAAFLYHAIQHGMNMGIVNPEMLEVYDEIPKELLVYIEDVLLDRRDDATERLLDYAEQVKGNGKTSEKKRQEWRSLDLQERVTHALVKGIDEFIETDVEEARLQVDRPIEVIETYLMNGMNVVGDLFGSGKMFLPQVVKSARVMKKAVAYLLPFIEEEKKKLPGGAGEARAVGKILMATVKGDVHDIGKNIVSVVLGCNNYEVVDLGVMVPPEKIIQTALDENVDIIGLSGLITPSLDEMVYLAKELDKLDINIPVLIGGATTSRAHTAVKIAPAYRETVVHVNDASRAVTVASNLLNAKTKTEYCKSIRLEYDKLREGFLNRSKVKEYLSIAGARQNKLQLDWENYKPVKPAKPGVHSIEVDLEELLDYIDWTPFFRTWDLHGKYPDILTDQVVGEQAVSLFEDARKMLAALTGEKWLRAKGVYGLFPANQVNDDDIAIYDEEGNQVDTFLTLRQQSKKNKRASNIALADFVAPETTGIRDYVGAFCVTAGFGVEEKAAEFEKEHDDYNSIMIKALADRLAEAFAEYLHKKVRTEFWGYATGESLTNDELIRESYKGIRPAPGYPACPDHLEKQTIWKLLRVEENTGVKLTESLAMWPASSVSGYYFGHPESKYFGLGKIKEDQVADYAERRGIPLETAQKWLNPNIAD from the coding sequence GAGTACCATGACCACCTTTTTGAACCTTATCGCGTCCGAACCCGACATTTCCCGCGTCCCGATCATGATCGACAGTTCCAAATGGGAGATCATAGAGGCCGGCCTCAAGGTGGTACAGGGAAAATGTGTGGTAAATTCCATCAGCCTGAAAGAAGGGGAAGAGGTATTTATCCGTCATGCCAAGACCATTAGGAGGTTCGGTGCAGCCGTTATTGTCATGGCATTTGATGAAGCAGGGCAGGCCGATACCTACGAACGGCGGATTGAGATTTGTAAGCGTTCCTATGATATTCTGGTGGAGCGGGTGAAATTTTCTCCGGAAGACATCATATTCGACCCCAATATTTTTCCCGTGGGTACGGGAATGGAAGAGCACCGTAAAAATGCGGTAGATTTCTTCAGGGCCACCAAATGGATCAGGGAAAACCTTCCCTATGCCAGTGTAAGCGGAGGGGTGAGCAATGTTTCTTTTTCTTTCCGGGGCAACAATACGGTGCGTGAAGCGATGAATGCTGCGTTCCTGTACCATGCCATACAGCACGGCATGAACATGGGGATCGTAAACCCCGAAATGCTTGAAGTCTATGATGAAATTCCGAAAGAACTGCTGGTATATATAGAAGATGTACTCCTGGACCGGAGGGATGACGCTACCGAACGCTTGCTGGATTATGCAGAACAGGTAAAGGGAAACGGAAAGACTTCGGAGAAAAAACGACAGGAATGGCGTTCTTTGGATTTACAGGAACGGGTAACGCATGCCCTGGTAAAAGGTATAGATGAATTTATAGAGACCGATGTAGAAGAAGCCCGGCTTCAGGTAGACAGGCCCATAGAGGTGATCGAGACCTATCTGATGAACGGTATGAACGTGGTGGGCGACCTCTTCGGAAGCGGAAAAATGTTTCTGCCCCAGGTGGTGAAATCTGCCCGGGTAATGAAAAAAGCAGTAGCCTATCTGCTCCCGTTTATCGAGGAAGAAAAGAAAAAGTTGCCCGGAGGGGCCGGGGAAGCCCGGGCGGTAGGAAAAATACTCATGGCCACCGTTAAAGGTGATGTGCACGATATCGGAAAGAATATCGTGAGTGTAGTGCTCGGATGTAACAATTACGAAGTAGTGGACCTCGGTGTCATGGTGCCGCCCGAAAAAATCATCCAGACCGCCCTGGACGAAAATGTGGACATTATCGGTCTTAGTGGACTTATCACCCCGTCACTGGACGAAATGGTTTACCTGGCCAAGGAGCTGGACAAACTGGATATCAATATCCCCGTGCTTATAGGGGGAGCTACGACTTCCAGGGCACATACGGCCGTAAAAATAGCCCCGGCATACCGGGAGACCGTGGTGCATGTCAATGATGCATCGCGTGCAGTGACCGTGGCCAGTAACCTGCTCAACGCGAAGACGAAGACCGAATACTGCAAATCAATCAGGCTGGAATACGACAAGTTGCGCGAGGGGTTCCTCAACCGTTCCAAGGTGAAAGAATACCTTAGCATTGCCGGTGCCAGACAAAATAAATTGCAGTTGGACTGGGAGAACTATAAACCTGTAAAACCTGCGAAACCCGGTGTGCACAGCATAGAAGTAGACCTGGAAGAACTGCTGGACTATATAGATTGGACTCCCTTTTTCCGTACGTGGGACCTTCACGGAAAATACCCGGACATTCTCACGGATCAGGTGGTGGGTGAACAGGCGGTTTCCCTTTTTGAAGACGCACGAAAGATGCTGGCGGCTTTGACCGGGGAAAAATGGTTGCGGGCCAAAGGTGTTTATGGCCTTTTCCCGGCAAACCAGGTCAATGATGATGATATAGCAATTTATGATGAAGAGGGCAATCAGGTTGATACGTTCCTGACCCTCCGGCAGCAATCCAAAAAGAACAAAAGGGCCTCTAATATAGCCCTGGCCGATTTTGTAGCACCTGAAACCACAGGGATCCGCGATTATGTAGGGGCGTTTTGCGTTACCGCAGGCTTTGGTGTAGAAGAAAAAGCAGCCGAATTTGAAAAGGAACACGACGATTATAATTCCATTATGATAAAAGCCCTGGCTGACAGGCTGGCGGAAGCTTTTGCCGAATACCTGCATAAGAAAGTACGAACGGAATTCTGGGGATATGCCACAGGAGAATCCCTGACCAACGACGAACTCATCAGGGAGTCCTATAAAGGAATCCGCCCGGCACCCGGTTATCCCGCCTGTCCGGATCATCTGGAAAAACAGACGATCTGGAAGTTGTTGCGGGTGGAAGAGAATACCGGGGTAAAACTTACCGAAAGCCTTGCTATGTGGCCTGCATCTTCTGTTTCCGGGTATTATTTCGGGCATCCGGAAAGCAAGTATTTCGGACTGGGAAAGATCAAGGAAGACCAGGTGGCCGATTACGCTGAAAGAAGAGGGATTCCGCTTGAAACGGCTCAAAAATGGCTGAACCCGAACATAGCAGATTAA
- a CDS encoding acyloxyacyl hydrolase, whose amino-acid sequence MKRVFFGFFIIFQVFVSGQEKEGGKHFSYIDVNYFYGNIALHNTDIQHLITGHPEGMILSWNRKTFGENEWEQRFNYPDYGVSMSYQNLKNGYLGENYGLYAHYNFYFFKRNLMLRIGQGLAYTTNPYDKEENYRNIAFGSQIMSSTYLMLNYKKERIIDRIGLQAGFSLIHYSNANVKAPNTSINSIAFNIGVNYQLDEEQPEFIRTVGHERFTEPVRFNMIFRSGVNESDIVNSGQYPFYIFSFYADKRLSRKSAVQLGTDVFYSNFLKEYIKFKSIAYPEDGISGNEDYKRAGMFIGHELFVNRLSLITQLGYYVYYPVDFEGRFYQRVGLKYYLNDKIFGALTLKTHAAKAEAVEFGMGIRL is encoded by the coding sequence ATGAAGAGAGTATTTTTTGGCTTTTTTATAATATTCCAGGTGTTTGTTTCCGGACAGGAAAAAGAAGGGGGCAAACACTTTTCCTATATAGATGTCAATTATTTCTACGGGAATATAGCGCTCCACAATACCGATATTCAACACCTTATTACCGGCCACCCGGAAGGGATGATCCTGAGCTGGAACCGGAAAACCTTCGGGGAAAACGAATGGGAACAACGTTTTAACTATCCGGATTATGGGGTTTCCATGAGCTATCAGAACCTGAAAAACGGATATTTGGGTGAGAATTATGGTCTTTACGCCCATTACAATTTCTATTTCTTCAAGCGAAACCTGATGTTGCGTATAGGGCAGGGACTGGCCTATACCACCAACCCGTACGATAAGGAGGAAAATTACCGGAATATTGCCTTCGGGTCGCAGATCATGAGCAGTACCTACCTCATGCTTAACTATAAGAAGGAGCGGATTATAGACCGGATAGGCCTTCAGGCAGGTTTTTCCCTGATCCATTATTCCAATGCCAATGTCAAGGCTCCGAATACCAGTATTAACAGTATTGCGTTCAATATCGGTGTCAATTACCAGTTGGACGAAGAACAACCGGAATTTATACGGACAGTCGGTCATGAAAGGTTTACAGAGCCCGTCAGGTTCAATATGATATTCCGTTCCGGAGTAAATGAAAGTGATATTGTAAACAGCGGGCAGTACCCTTTTTATATTTTTTCATTTTATGCCGATAAACGGTTGAGCAGAAAAAGTGCCGTACAACTGGGAACTGACGTCTTCTATTCCAATTTCCTGAAAGAATATATAAAATTCAAAAGTATAGCCTACCCTGAAGATGGTATTTCCGGGAATGAGGATTACAAAAGAGCCGGAATGTTTATAGGGCACGAGTTGTTTGTAAACAGGCTGTCCCTGATTACACAACTGGGGTATTATGTGTATTACCCGGTAGATTTTGAGGGACGGTTTTACCAACGTGTAGGGCTGAAATACTATCTTAATGATAAAATATTCGGGGCGTTGACCCTGAAAACACATGCGGCCAAGGCTGAGGCCGTGGAATTTGGTATGGGGATACGCTTATAA
- a CDS encoding pyridoxal phosphate-dependent aminotransferase, with translation MIEVAKRLNTIEEYYFSRKLREVRQLMSEGKPVINMGIGSPDLHPAPEVINALRNSVEDSLAHQYQSYQGLPELRESIKDFYAERFGVTLNRDTEILPLMGSKEGIMHISLTFLNEGDEVLIPDPGYPTYTSVTRLVGAKPRYYDLTEGNGWLPDLKALEKEDLSGVKLMWLNYPHMPTGTNGTQELYTDLVAFARRNNILLVNDNPYSFVLNDSPRSILGVEGAGDMALELNSLSKTFNMAGWRVGMVLGSENNINAVLKVKSNMDSGMFYGIQKGAVAALQCSEDWYAGINKVYGERRELIYRLAEKLGCTYDKNAVGMFIWAKLPMETHGHVPYSAEAFIDKILYDKSIFITPGTIFGKNGEGYIRFSLCVPKEKIEEAINRI, from the coding sequence ATGATTGAGGTAGCCAAACGGTTAAATACGATAGAGGAATACTACTTTTCCAGGAAACTGAGGGAGGTAAGGCAGCTTATGTCGGAAGGAAAACCGGTGATCAATATGGGGATAGGAAGTCCCGATCTCCATCCTGCCCCGGAAGTGATAAACGCTTTGCGGAATTCCGTAGAAGACAGCCTGGCGCATCAATACCAGAGCTACCAGGGATTGCCGGAACTCCGGGAAAGCATCAAGGATTTTTATGCAGAACGGTTCGGGGTTACACTGAACAGGGATACGGAAATTCTCCCGCTAATGGGCTCTAAGGAAGGGATCATGCATATTTCACTGACCTTCCTGAACGAGGGCGATGAGGTGCTCATCCCCGATCCGGGTTATCCCACTTATACATCCGTGACCAGGCTGGTAGGTGCGAAACCCAGGTATTACGACCTCACGGAAGGTAACGGCTGGCTGCCGGACCTCAAGGCGCTCGAAAAAGAAGACCTTTCCGGGGTTAAGTTAATGTGGCTCAACTATCCGCACATGCCTACGGGGACCAACGGGACGCAGGAACTGTATACCGATCTTGTTGCTTTTGCACGGAGAAATAATATCCTCCTGGTCAATGACAATCCGTACAGCTTTGTGCTCAATGATTCCCCGCGCAGTATACTCGGGGTGGAAGGGGCCGGTGACATGGCCCTTGAACTCAACTCGCTGAGCAAAACGTTCAACATGGCCGGATGGCGTGTGGGGATGGTGCTGGGGAGTGAAAATAATATCAACGCCGTACTGAAGGTAAAGAGCAACATGGACAGTGGCATGTTCTACGGTATCCAGAAAGGTGCCGTGGCAGCATTGCAATGTTCGGAAGACTGGTACGCCGGTATCAACAAGGTATATGGCGAACGCAGGGAGCTGATATACCGCCTGGCGGAAAAACTGGGTTGTACATACGATAAAAATGCAGTGGGAATGTTTATCTGGGCAAAATTACCCATGGAAACGCATGGCCATGTGCCTTATTCGGCAGAAGCATTTATCGATAAAATACTGTACGACAAAAGTATTTTTATCACCCCGGGAACCATTTTCGGGAAAAACGGTGAGGGATATATCCGTTTTTCACTGTGCGTACCGAAAGAAAAAATAGAAGAAGCCATAAACAGAATATAA
- the metF gene encoding methylenetetrahydrofolate reductase [NAD(P)H], whose product MKVTEHIEQANGKTLFSFEIVPPQKGANIQDLYNNIDPLMEFKPPFIDVTTSREEYVYIEKDGLLDRKIVRMRPGTVGICASIKHKYKVDTVPHVLCGGFTCEETEYMLVDCHYLGIENVMALRGDAMKHQRYFEPTKGGHTYANELVKQIRDITRGKYLHDVAETNNKPDFCIGVAGYPEKHLEAPSLDYDLKKLQEKVDSGADYVVTQMFFDNSKFFEFVKKAREMGINVPIIPGIKPIAVKRHLQLLPQVFKIDLPEDLIHAVEQCKNNKEVRQVGIEWCIRQSRELKDAGVPVLHYYSMGKSDNIRKIASEVF is encoded by the coding sequence ATGAAAGTAACAGAACATATAGAACAGGCCAACGGGAAAACCCTGTTTTCGTTTGAAATTGTGCCGCCGCAAAAGGGGGCGAACATACAGGACCTGTACAATAACATAGATCCCCTGATGGAGTTTAAACCGCCGTTTATCGATGTCACCACTTCCAGGGAAGAATATGTGTACATCGAAAAAGACGGGTTGCTCGACCGTAAGATCGTACGGATGCGCCCCGGAACCGTGGGTATTTGTGCTTCCATAAAACACAAATATAAAGTGGATACCGTGCCCCACGTGCTTTGTGGCGGGTTTACCTGTGAAGAGACCGAATACATGCTGGTCGATTGCCACTACCTGGGTATCGAAAATGTTATGGCGCTCCGGGGAGACGCCATGAAGCACCAGCGCTATTTTGAACCTACAAAAGGAGGGCATACCTATGCCAATGAACTGGTAAAGCAGATCAGGGACATAACCCGTGGAAAATACCTCCACGATGTGGCGGAAACCAATAACAAGCCCGATTTTTGCATTGGAGTAGCCGGTTATCCCGAAAAACACCTGGAAGCCCCTTCACTGGACTATGACCTGAAAAAACTTCAGGAAAAAGTGGACTCGGGAGCGGATTATGTGGTGACCCAGATGTTTTTCGACAACAGCAAATTCTTTGAGTTTGTAAAGAAAGCCCGGGAAATGGGGATTAATGTGCCCATTATTCCCGGAATTAAGCCCATTGCGGTAAAACGACACCTGCAGTTACTGCCGCAGGTATTTAAAATAGACCTGCCGGAGGACCTTATTCATGCCGTGGAGCAATGTAAAAATAACAAGGAAGTAAGACAGGTAGGTATCGAATGGTGTATACGGCAATCCAGGGAATTAAAAGATGCAGGTGTCCCCGTTTTGCATTATTATTCCATGGGAAAATCAGACAATATCAGGAAGATCGCTTCGGAAGTATTTTGA